Part of the Danio rerio strain Tuebingen ecotype United States chromosome 12, GRCz12tu, whole genome shotgun sequence genome, tgaagcaagatttaaaattaagtatttcaacacaaaaaggacagaaaacatgttatatatatatatatatatatatatatatatatatatatatatatatatatatatatatatatatatatatgttatatacatatatatatatatatatatatatatatatatatatatatatatatatatatatatatatatatttcttttattatagcctttagcaggcaccaatcacatttaaacaaatttcttctttaatattctgatacaaaatgttatataatatccaaaattgtaatatgtaatataaaatgtataagaaacatttagccatcaaaataaccttggctcttaagaaaactgaCCCAAGTTAGACCCAACTACAGACAGATCTAATAATATCAGCAATAAACGCATTTGGAAATCTGCAGACACTATAAAACAGTTCATGAGTGACATGGGTCTTGGCTATAGTTGGCGCCTCCAACATCCAGACTTTAAGCATTCTCATTTTACTCACCAGTTCGTCATTCGTACTCCCGCATTGACTTTTTTCTCACTAGTAATTCTATTTTATCTAATATTTCTGAATCAAAGATCCACCCAATAATCATTAGTGATCACGCTCCTGTAACATTAAAACTGAATATAACCACCAGACATAACCCCATTTCCAGATGGCGATTCAACACCTCTCTTCTTCAAGACCAGGATttcaacagttattttaaaagagAGTGGGCATGCTTTCTAGAGATAAATGACTCCCCTGAAACATCGCCATCTCTTCTGTGGGAAACAGGAAAGGCAGTATTAAGAGGAAAAATAATTTCATActctgttttacaaaaaaaaaagaaagagaaagaacatCAAGCTGAACTGGAACAGAAAATTAAAGATTTAGAAGACATTAACATAAATAATCCAACAGAAGAAACACAAGATTTGCTAAGaaaatataaatcacaattaaataaattaattcatgcaCGCACTCAATTCCTTATTCACAGATTACGACAAGAAAACTTCCATCATAGTAACAAATCTGGTAAATATCTGGCTAATCAAATCaaacacaataaagaaaaaacaacaatatcagTCATTAAGGACTCAGCGGAGAAACCCACCAACTCAccagaagaaataaataatatctttcaaatattttacagtaaattatattcccctgaaaaaaacccatcaggaCGAAATTCACTCATTTCTTAGCAATATCAACTTACCTCAACTAAATGAACAGCAAATAAATTCTCTTGAATCCCCTTTATCGCAACAAGAAATTTCAAATGCACTTAAACTCATGCCTAATAATAAATCACCAGGACCTGATGGTTTCCCTGCTGAGTTCTACAAACACTTTTGGTCAATTTTATCACCACTTTTCATCCGGTTGATTAACGaatcaaaacaaaattcaaagcttCCAGATACCATGAACACAGCCACAATTGCACTGCTCCTCAAACCTAATAAAGACCCAACATTACCGTCAAGCTATCGTCCAATCTCACTAATTAACGTAGACACTAAAATAATTGCTAAAGCACTTTCACATAGAATAGAAAAAATCATGCCATCCATAATCCATCCAGATCAAACCGGTTTTATTAAAGGTAGACAATCATCAAACAATACACGCAGACTCATAAACCTAATACACCACTcatcaataaacaaaaacaaatctatcATAGTCACCCTCGACGCAGAAAAAGCCTTCGACAAAGTAAACTGGAAATTCCTGTTTTCCACATTAGAGAGGTTTGGTTTTGGGGagtcatttattaattggatAAAAATTCTCTACACTTCACCCTTAGCTACTGTCATTACTAACGGACTAACATCACGCAGCTTCACTCTACACCGGGGAACTAGACAAGGATGCCCACTCTCTCCCTCTTTATTCACTATATTCATTGAACCACTTGCAGCAGCTATCCGTCAAAACAATTATATTAAAGGAATTCAAACTTCAAACATACACCATAAAATAAGTCTTTATGCCGATGACATATTATTATACTTACAGAATCCCCAAACATCATTACAGGAAACAATAAAACTTATTGataccttttcaaatatttctgaatATTCAATCAATTGGAATAAATCTGCTATACTCCCATTAAATTCCACCAGTGTGGATGTGacatcccaaacatcacaaatcCCTCTGTGCACTAACTATATCACATATTTGGGTATCAATGTTTCTGCCAGGCTGTCAGAGTTGTTTGCACTTAACCATACTCCgatacttaaaaaaatagatgACGACCTGCAACGCTGGATGAACTTAACACTATCCATCATGGGCAGAATATCAGTTACCAAAATGTCCATTCTcccaaaaataaactatttattttcaatgattcCAACACAACCCACACATACCTGGTTCAAATCTCTAGACTCAATTATAACAAAATTCTACTGGAAAAACAAGACCCCAAGAATTAAATTGACAACCCTACAGAAACCAAAATCACAAGGAGGATTAGAAGCACcacatttttacaactattttctGGCAAATCAGCTTCAAAACATACACAAATGGATTAAACCTAACTCATCAGAATACACATGGCAAGACATTAAACAATCAATATGCAAAGACATTAACATTTCAGAATTACCCTTTCACAGTCAATCAATCAAGAAAcatcactgttttaaaatgctgacAATAGAAGCAACTCTGACAGCCTGGTGGAAATTCCATCAGGTCACAAATTCCCCACTCACACCATCTAAATACACCCCAATTTGGAATAACCTTGATTTCCTAGCCAAAAAGAAGCCACTTAACTTTCGCACATGGGTAGCCAAAGGAATCACACAACTTCAACatatctttattaataataatctggtACCATTTCCCCATATAGCCCAGACATACAGCATTGGGAGTAATTGCTTTTTGGaatatttacaaatcaaatcatcaattaaatcaaaattacctaaccaatcaatcaatctagaCCTTCCGCCTCAAATCTCAGAGTTTATTAATATATCTCCCTCCAAAAAATTGCTCTTCCAAATATACAAAATGATATCAAAATCAGCCAATGCATTAGTTCTACCAACCACTAAATGGCAAACAGACTTATCTATTAATCCCAATGCTGCATTCTGGactcaaatttgcaaaaacataTTTTCCATGACTAAAAATGCTAACTTACAACTTATACAGTACAAAGTACTTCACAGATCACATTCAACTgggcagaaattatttaaaatgggtttcacGTCAGAAATATGTTCACATTGCACACAAAACACCCCAGACACATATCTTCATGCCTTATGGCATTGCACTTCAATTAAATCATTTTGGGGAAAGGTTACTGACTCACTCTCCAACTTAATGGGTTGTCACATCCCACTGTGTCCCTCCCTCTGCATATTAGATGACATATCCAcaatcaatataaataatacaaatggtcAGTTTCTGCTGGTGGCTCTAACTATCGCAAAGAAAACTATCCTCATGAACTGGAAATCAAGAAATACCATTCACATCTCATATTGGAAAATACAGAATACATCACCATTGAAGATCCTCTTTGCCTGAAGCCATTCCCTAACAACACTaatattaaatctaatttaaaataaataaatcaatttgaaaaaaaagtataatgtaaacaattaaaataaaagaatcatAATTCGGTCTTTATATACTTCTTTTCTTTCCCTTTTGTTCTATTTGTTCCCCTTTCCTGTCTTTATCAATGTTatctattcattttattattattatttataatatttgttttctatttattattattattattatacataaattattattattttttttttatataccagTACTTCTCCCGACCAGTCCgacaacagattaaaaaaaaaaaaaaaaaaagaagaagaagtatgaagaaaaaaaaaaaaaagagaagaggacaagaaaaaaaagagagggaaaaaaggaaaaaaaaatctacttacaTGTACTAAATTCACAGGGTAAAGTGTAACATAGGCATGGCAGCCTGGGCACTGCACTGGACTAATCCATGCCACacgttacacttttttttaatggatCACAAAGCAACTGACAAACACTATATACCTCAATGCCCATCCCACAACTACAACCTCCTCAATTTATTGTTAcagctgttgttatttttattattatcattattattagtattattattattaccagcatGAGTATATTATAGTTATCAAGTTAATACTCTATCAtacatatctttaatattattcttTCATGTGGGTTTGTATAATTCATAATTAGCAttgatatagtgttttcttttttatttatttagtctttattattattattcatttttttggcttattctcattgctttgtttgctgaactttatttttcttctctttttgtttcttttctttttcttctactcctccccttccttttctgttttatttatttatttattttattattattattttattaatttttgtttattattattattagtttattttctcttttcctctttccccttctacttactacttactactattattattatttattattattattattattatttattattattattacttgtcctctccctgatttcccatcctcccctctcctcgacacctttgtcataaatgcaatacttttattttttgttatcattattattattactgttctgacttgtcctgttatcttttcattatcattattacaagtatttataccattatcattattaaggttgcagttgttgcggtagtagttgtagtagtagtattagtagtagttgaagtagtagtcattgtaatagtatcgattgttattgagtaattgttacggagattattgaagtagtagttcatgtagtagtagatgtcattggtatattagtagcagaagtagtaatggtgtggttgttacagtagtagtagtagtcattgttggtgtagtaatatcagtagatgttgttgatgtagatgtagtagaagtgattgtggtggtggtagtagtagtagtagtagtagtagtagtagtagtagtagcagtagacgttgtattagttgtagcaagcgctatagtagtatcagtagtggtagtcgttgtagtagtatcagtattagtagacattgtagtagtagtagtcgtggttgtggctgtagtagaagcagtagtagttgtaatataagtaactttctgtagtagtagttggtatagcacttgtgatttattattattgttgtcctttattactgttgtcctttctttctttttactctcatttttactatcatacattaataagcattgttgttactccctacctctgactggtttctttctatatgttttatctatatctgtgacacttgcttcatttattgactgttattgttccttatgaATTTCTGTTATAGTTTGTGACTTTATTCCGGCTGTtgttttgcatttctttttttgtctgaGGATCGTGAAAGGGACGCCCTCTGCTGGGAATATGTTGTGCCAGCACTGTTTACAGTTAAAGACTACCAAAAtactttttgttctgtttttttttttccctcctccTGACTTATTTAGAATTTTAATCACTTGTATTTCGCATGTTGTTTATACACAGACTTTTTTGatctaaaataaaactgttaaattatgaccctgagcatgtcttggcattttaaTAAAGGTGCTTAATCataatgatttagggaaaattcttttaaataacattgtttctCTTGAACTTtaagtgcagtcactttattgatggtgtttgatcataataatctaggaaaagtctgtaaaataacagtatttCTTTGTAAacattaatgaaaatatctgtgaaATATGagttattttttgcactttattttaaaaaaagaaattttaccataattttatggGTTTTGTTTGGCAGTTAGAGCtaccagtcatttgaccttttttttataattattattgttttattttttttacagagcaagtaattgcagtttattagtttttttttttacgtaattttaaatatacttaaaaaaacaggACAACACGTTATAATAATATggcaattttattgtaaaaaaaaacagacaaattgctgtaatttgtcattacttatatagtacataaaataacagtcaagctgttaatttacagatattgtttgtaatttttacttttgtataaatactgtataactaatactgtaatttcccattataaaaaaaacaagaatgtcAGTAATTTCTTTAATGATAAAGTCCCTAAAATgaaagttaaactgttaattcagagagattgtcattttactaagttttgaatataatttgaaatgacaaaaatttactgtaaaaaaattagagatattttctgtaaaattaggtgttgttttttttttttttttttttacagtgtaatgcattattaacaaccAAATTCATGTTTGGTTAAATtatttaatgcaccatgagttatcTATTACtaatgaaaaactgtatttttattaactaacaagCAAATACTTACTGTTACCATTAATGCATATTAAAACCATATTGTTGAATGCTGAGATTTGTacctttaattagattttttttttttttttttttggtaatttgaTCCGGTTATAGAGATATTTTACATAATCTAAATAGCTTATTAGATTTTGTGTGGTAATTTGATCCAGTTATACAGAATTGTATTACATAATCAGAATAGCTTAGTCTTAATCTGCTCCATTTAATTCAACACAGGTCTAATGTAAGAAAcacttttaaaagcatttaatatTTATGGCATTCCTACATGAAGTgcaaataaatacagtacagaCTTGAGATTGCCATGCcagaaaattttatatttttccatTTGCAGGTCAAATAGATCCAGTACAGAATTCTCATTCTTGCATAAACAAGAATATATGAAACACAAGAAAAATGGAATTTCCTAAAATACTACTATCATAGCACTAACAGCAGAACAATTTGAtaaaattgaagaaataaaaacacattaaaatagagAAACCATAAACGTGTCTTTTTCAGAATGCAGAGAAGGCTCCAGTGGCCTTACATTAGGGGATAGCTGGCCGTTGTTGCAACGCCACAGtgattgtttttgtcttttgccaTGTAGATGTAGCCTTTGTCACCCCATTTGTCAGACCAGCTAAAAAAAGTtgaaagaaataataaaacatgaaaacatgcAATCAAGCTTGTGCCCTCAAAACTAAAGATTGTTGGCATCATACCTGTTCTTCACAATCCAGTATCTATTCCCAGCAACATCAGCACCCTGATAACCATAGCCAACCACCAAGACTGCATGATCAAGTCGACTACTGCTACATGCTCTCTCATAATAGATGCCTAAAGATCAGAATATTAGAAAGGAGTTAAGGCAGAGTAAGTTCAGTAATAAGTTTGTAATAATTTTAGcaaatattgaattaaaactAGAGTTGAGGGATATCAGGCACCTACCAGACTGATAGAACTGTAGGGATTGATGTGATGCGTCAATAGCAACAGATACAGGACCCACAGCAGCAACAGCATTCATTAGGGCAAGCTCATTACCTCTGGGGATGTCCACGAATCCGGTGATTTTAGCGACATTAAAACGGGGGTCATACCGGCATGGCAGATCATCCTGCAAGCACAaagttaaaataagaaaaaagtggTACATTGAAGTCTTAAAATACTTAATGACCTTCATTCAAAgagattaaaaaactaaaatgacatttttccACAATCTGCAAATACAGCAGTTTAATCCCATGTCTTCAAAAGAGTTTTCCTTGCTCAGAAACTGTCACAATATGATTCTTACCCTTGCAAGATAAGGGTATGACTGCTCAGAATCCAGCCCCTTGTTTTCTTTAACATACTGAAAGGCCTGGTCCATGAGGCCTCCGTTACACCCTTGATTGCCCTGTGGTCTGGAACAGTCCACCAAGTTTTGCTCACTCATAGAAATCAGCTTTCCAGTTTTACGGAAGAGCTGACCTTCCAAGGCACCCGTTGAACTGAAAGACCAGCAAGATCCACATTGTTTCTAAAACCACAAAACAGAAGAGTCACAAAACAGTAAAGCTACAGATACACATACTGACATTTAATAGCCATTTATACATTTAACTGGGTTTACCAGATCAACTGTAAATAGATCAATTGTAATAGATGCAACTATAGGTCCTAAtttagcataaaacatttgcagttTTCAGTTACTTTAAACTCACCTGGTCTTTGACAGGAGTAACATAGCCCCTCTGTCTCCAGTCAACCTGTTGTGGGGCTGCAAAAAAGCTGGGTTCCATGAACAACGGGCCCTGTGACGTCCGGTTGGGGTCATGCTTATAACCATTCATTGCCTGTCTGAACTCCTCATTTGTCTAAAAAATagatagtaagaaaaaaaaaaaaaaacagtcttacAAATAGTACTTTTAAAGGTATCGATAGCACCTCAAATTGAGAATTAAAGTAATTTTGCAGAAAATCCA contains:
- the si:dkey-269i1.4 gene encoding uncharacterized protein LOC564835 precursor; protein product: MMFALLVTLCISAVFAASSIDIQLDDHWNSWKSQHGKSYHEDVEVGRRMIWEENLKKIEQHNFEYSYGNHTFKMGMNQFGDMTNEEFRQAMNGYKHDPNRTSQGPLFMEPSFFAAPQQVDWRQRGYVTPVKDQKQCGSCWSFSSTGALEGQLFRKTGKLISMSEQNLVDCSRPQGNQGCNGGLMDQAFQYVKENKGLDSEQSYPYLARDDLPCRYDPRFNVAKITGFVDIPRGNELALMNAVAAVGPVSVAIDASHQSLQFYQSGIYYERACSSSRLDHAVLVVGYGYQGADVAGNRYWIVKNSWSDKWGDKGYIYMAKDKNNHCGVATTASYPLM